In the Hordeum vulgare subsp. vulgare chromosome 7H, MorexV3_pseudomolecules_assembly, whole genome shotgun sequence genome, one interval contains:
- the LOC123409278 gene encoding LOW QUALITY PROTEIN: G-type lectin S-receptor-like serine/threonine-protein kinase LECRK4 (The sequence of the model RefSeq protein was modified relative to this genomic sequence to represent the inferred CDS: inserted 1 base in 1 codon) → MKPLGTSPSSGLHLAPYPLLIVLLMHRPDQLLLVVADNLTAGSSIRPPQYITCPSGDFAFGFRALHHDPTQFLLAVWFNLDHEPAADPSKNKVVWYAKDPASNSAIVATAQAVFSITFHGELLLTDSTTGNVWTNPSPGQSGNLLTLQDSGNLQFIAIGGSAVVWETFRHPTDTLLPGQAMVSGAKLESKQSDTDFSVGRFSLYVQADGNVVLYLMNLAGDNMDSYNSYWRTGTNQPGQTQDGNTTLFFDSPGHLRYQIKDGRMHDLTPPMPNSTVGYYQHATLDPDGVVRVYTLQKIATGRLNIPWTIFGLFPSNGCSGKTTGWEGMCGPNSYCVYGPNNKLDCECPSGYSFIDPRLKYRGCTPVFTPQSCGGKNRPSEFSLVKLPNTTWLTRPYRIYSYSTEEQCDDSCLRDCFCTAALFDGEHCFKMALLVGGGWXGRKTRHGGIDQATSLMLHCGPRKKNTNHDFLRVFTGKELYKATNGFHKLLGKGGFGEVYHGVIMSLHTSDVAVKKLINSNEYSEREFANEVQSIGRIHHRNLVRMVGYCKEPEQRMLVFEFMPGGSLRSFLFQPQRPLWKWRVGAAIGIAKGLEYLHEGCDSPIIHCDIKPDNILLDGNSNPKITDFGIAKLLNNQEMHTTVTNIRGTRGYIAPEWFQSDRRIDTKVDVYSFGVVLLEMICCRKCQEPVTGQDGDDSVTLFGWAGELVRHGRTEILLHSDDDAMEDLAMVKRFSRVAFWCVEQNPLLRPTMHQVVQMLEGVLEVGILPDPPNSTDHASLISSVGRSTLPSSGNALQVE, encoded by the exons ATGAAGCCCTTAGGCACATCACCATCTTCCGGCCTACACCTTGCTCCATATCCATTGCTAATTGTCCTATTGATGCACCGGCCGGATCAGCTGCTTCTAGTTGTAGCCGACAACCTCACGGCCGGATCGTCTATCAGGCCCCCTCAGTACATCACCTGCCCCTCCGGCGACTTCGCCTTTGGCTTCCGTGCCCTCCACCATGACCccacccagttcctcctcgccgtCTGGTTCAACCTCGACCACGAACCGGCAGCCGACCCCTCCAAGAACAAGGTGGTGTGGTACGCGAAAGACCCGGCGTCAAACTCGGCAATCGTGGCCACGGCGCAGGCCGTGTTCAGCATCACCTTCCATGGTGAGCTCTTACTCACAGACTCCACCACCGGCAACGTCTGGACGAACCCGAGCCCTGGCCAGTCAGGGAACCTCCTCACGCTACAGGACTCGGGCAACCTCCAGTTCATCGCCATCGGGGGGAGCGCCGTCGTGTGGGAGACCTTCCGGCACCCGACCGACACGCTGCTCCCGGGGCAGGCAATGGTCTCTGGAGCAAAACTTGAGTCCAAGCAGTCGGACACGGACTTCTCCGTTGGCCGCTTCAGCTTGTATGTGCAGGCCGACGGCAATGTCGTCTTGTACCTCATGAACCTCGCCGGTGACAACATGGACTCGTACAATTCGTACTGGCGCACCGGCACCAACCAGCCGGGGCAAACCCAGGACGGCAACACCACCCTTTTCTTCGACTCGCCAGGGCACCTCCGCTACCAGATCAAGGATGGCAGGATGCACGATCTGACACCTCCCATGCCGAACTCCACCGTTGGTTACTACCAGCATGCGACGCTTGATCCGGACGGTGTTGTTCGTGTCTACACCCTGCAGAAGATTGCCACTGGAAGGCTCAATATTCCATGGACCATCTTCGGGCTGTTTCCAAGCAATGGTTGCAGCGGAAAAACAACAGGCTGGGAAGGAATGTGCGGCCCCAACTCGTACTGTGTGTATGGTCCTAACAACAAGCTCGATTGTGAGTGCCCAAGTGGTTACTCCTTCATCGATCCTAGGCTCAAGTACAGAGGCTGCACACCGGTGTTCACGCCACAGAGCTGCGGCGGCAAGAACCGGCCCTCCGAGTTCAGTCTTGTTAAGTTGCCCAACACCACTTGGTTGACGCGGCCATACAGGATATATTCCTACAGCACAGAGGAGCAGTGCGACGACTCATGCTTGCGTGACTGCTTCTGCACCGCCGCTCTGTTCGACGGAGAACATTGTTTCAAGATGGCATTATTGGTGGGTGGAGGAT CAGGAAGGAAGACTCGACATGGAGGTATCGATCAAG CAACTAGTCTCATGCTACATTGCGGCCCTCGGAAGAAGAACACCAACCATGATTTCCTGAGGGTTTTCACCGGAAAGGAGCTTTACAAAGCCACCAACGGCTTTCACAAGTTGTTGGGCAAAGGTGGCTTTGGAGAGGTTTACCATGGGGTGATAATGTCGCTACACACCTCTGACGTAGCAGTGAAGAAGCTCATCAACTCCAACGAGTACAGCGAGCGGGAGTTCGCGAATGAGGTGCAGTCCATCGGCAGGATTCACCATAGGAATCTAGTCCGCATGGTGGGTTACTGCAAGGAGCCGGAGCAAAGGATGCTTGTGTTCGAGTTCATGCCAGGCGGCTCCCTTCGAAGCTTCCTCTTCCAGCCTCAACGGCCGTTGTGGAAGTGGCGTGTAGGAGCAGCAATTGGGATTGCCAAAGGGCTAGAGTATTTACATGAAGGCTGTGATTCTCCCATCATTCACTGCGACATCAAGCCCGACAATATACTTCTAGATGGCAACAGCAATCCGAAGATAACCGACTTTGGGATCGCCAAGCTTCTCAACAACCAGGAGATGCACACCACGGTGACCAACATCAGAGGCACAAGGGGCTACATTGCCCCCGAGTGGTTCCAAAGCGACAGGCGCATCGACACCAAGGTTGATGTTTACAGCTTCGGCGTTGTGTTACTAGAGATGATATGCTGCCGGAAGTGCCAGGAGCCGGTGACCGGGCAGGATGGTGACGATTCAGTCACGTTGTTCGGGTGGGCCGGTGAATTGGTTCGTCATGGCAGGACTGAGATTTTGCTGCATAGTGACGATGATGCCATGGAGGACTTGGCCATGGTGAAGAGGTTCTCGCGTGTCGCATTCTGGTGCGTCGAGCAGAATCCTTTGCTGCGACCAACAATGCACCAGGTTGTGCAGATGTTGGAGGGTGTGCTTGAGGTTGGAATCCTACCTGATCCTCCAAACTCCACAGACCATGCATCCTTGATCTCTTCAGTTGGCCGGAGCACTTTGCCGTCAAGTGGTAATGCTCTTCAAGTGGAGTGA